Proteins encoded in a region of the bacterium genome:
- a CDS encoding NfeD family protein, with protein sequence MEWWGWAIAGFILLAFEMVVPADFFLFFLGVSALVVSALTGLELFSQPWMSWLTFAVLALGFLTVVRQRLVKRVAVTKSFTDMDEVVGGKAIASADLPPQARGKVDMRGSSWSAYNTDSEVIAAGSECIVEAVEGLELRVRRLTRESGSEE encoded by the coding sequence ATGGAATGGTGGGGATGGGCGATAGCTGGCTTTATACTTCTTGCTTTCGAGATGGTAGTGCCGGCTGATTTTTTTCTCTTCTTTCTTGGCGTTTCAGCACTTGTTGTGAGCGCTCTCACGGGACTTGAGCTCTTTTCACAGCCTTGGATGTCCTGGTTGACCTTTGCCGTGCTCGCCCTTGGATTTTTAACCGTTGTTCGTCAACGACTTGTAAAAAGGGTTGCTGTAACAAAATCCTTTACCGATATGGATGAGGTCGTCGGCGGGAAAGCAATTGCAAGTGCTGATCTGCCTCCTCAAGCACGAGGGAAAGTGGATATGAGAGGGAGCTCTTGGAGTGCATATAATACCGACTCAGAGGTTATCGCAGCTGGCTCTGAGTGTATTGTAGAGGCCGTTGAGGGGCTTGAATTACGTGTAAGGCGTCTTACTAGAGAATCAGGGAGCGAAGAATAA
- a CDS encoding divalent-cation tolerance protein CutA — protein sequence MMEARIVLSTIADKELGESLLTQLVSEGLIACGNLVAAGVSIYQWEGKIEKTDECLLILKTQLKSLEKLEEQFHSIHPYEVPEFVVLTPESISSPYLRWLLANSNGC from the coding sequence ATGATGGAAGCAAGAATCGTCTTATCAACCATTGCAGACAAGGAGCTGGGAGAATCGTTACTTACTCAACTCGTTTCCGAGGGCCTCATCGCCTGTGGGAATTTGGTAGCGGCAGGGGTTTCAATATACCAGTGGGAAGGGAAAATTGAAAAAACCGACGAGTGCCTACTGATTCTCAAGACCCAGTTAAAGTCCCTTGAAAAACTAGAGGAACAGTTTCATTCGATTCATCCCTATGAGGTTCCTGAGTTTGTCGTTCTTACTCCTGAATCGATATCATCGCCTTATCTACGCTGGCTGTTGGCTAACAGTAACGGTTGTTAG
- a CDS encoding transcriptional regulator, translated as MKKNKPVQEFIKELHKVQGRDELLDFLEQILTPRELEEISHRYQILRLLEQGYTQRDIAAKLGVGIATVSRGARELKKRTGI; from the coding sequence ATGAAAAAAAATAAGCCGGTTCAGGAGTTTATCAAGGAACTGCATAAGGTTCAGGGAAGGGACGAGTTGCTTGATTTCCTCGAGCAGATTTTGACCCCTCGTGAGCTGGAGGAGATTTCGCACCGCTATCAGATTCTGCGCCTCCTTGAGCAAGGATACACCCAGCGTGATATTGCAGCAAAGCTCGGGGTGGGGATTGCAACCGTTTCTCGAGGAGCTCGAGAGCTAAAAAAGCGAACGGGAATTTAG
- a CDS encoding phosphoribosylglycinamide formyltransferase, which yields MSCRTVVFISGRGSNLKALLANQRHFSVECVLSNREDAAGLMFADAQGIPTFTAPRDAFNSVREQKSALYKKTEELQPDLILLAGYMQIIDADFIHQYENRILNIHPSLLPAFPGLEPHRKAIESGAQDHGCTVHLVTPEVDSGPLLAQMSCEIRQEETEESLASRVLELEHQLYPWVVNAIAGKELIYHADGRLESSDALKKEATERKITIAP from the coding sequence ATGAGCTGTAGAACAGTTGTTTTCATATCCGGCAGAGGCTCTAACCTCAAGGCTTTGCTCGCAAATCAGAGACACTTCTCGGTTGAGTGCGTATTGAGCAATCGAGAAGACGCGGCTGGGCTAATGTTTGCCGACGCTCAAGGCATCCCTACATTCACCGCACCTCGAGATGCATTTAACTCTGTGCGTGAACAAAAATCTGCGTTGTATAAAAAGACTGAAGAGTTACAACCCGACTTGATTCTTTTAGCGGGCTATATGCAAATTATTGATGCAGACTTTATCCATCAATATGAGAATCGCATTCTCAATATTCACCCTTCCCTTTTGCCGGCATTTCCGGGGCTTGAACCGCACCGAAAAGCAATTGAATCTGGTGCGCAGGACCATGGATGCACTGTGCACCTCGTCACACCCGAAGTCGATAGTGGCCCACTACTTGCTCAAATGAGCTGTGAGATACGGCAAGAAGAAACAGAGGAGTCCTTGGCATCACGGGTATTAGAATTGGAACATCAGCTCTATCCGTGGGTAGTGAACGCAATCGCTGGGAAAGAACTTATCTATCATGCTGATGGAAGACTAGAGAGTTCTGATGCTCTAAAGAAAGAGGCTACTGAGCGGAAAATTACAATCGCTCCCTAA
- a CDS encoding DUF4398 domain-containing protein: protein MTQRPLGRLFLMIMCSLLGLFFLFGSCSLSLPPTLKSTRMRVQELQQDPFIQEYAHEEMAEAERAMRYAELRWEEVQDPEEVSMLTRQTERLLDDTMVIAEERASLQNGAQRARLRFRQPSDSHSSSEGVFNPQKLNIEHSAIGLETRLKDQAKSPDKEIYLSLRSDLLFEHNTDLLNEEIPLSLEPIVSYLATHPEQHIRIEGHTDSTDDMVFNKEFSEARARRIVNFLTERGIARTRIQFQGLGEEYPVASNSTSSGRLRNRRIDLFIFTPKN, encoded by the coding sequence ATGACACAACGACCGCTAGGCAGACTGTTTCTTATGATCATGTGCTCTCTGCTTGGCCTGTTTTTTTTATTTGGAAGCTGCTCTCTCTCCCTTCCTCCGACACTGAAGAGCACTCGGATGAGAGTTCAAGAACTCCAGCAAGACCCATTCATTCAAGAGTATGCTCATGAAGAGATGGCTGAGGCTGAAAGGGCTATGAGGTATGCAGAACTCCGTTGGGAAGAAGTTCAAGATCCCGAAGAGGTCAGCATGCTTACAAGACAAACAGAACGATTACTAGATGATACTATGGTTATTGCTGAAGAACGCGCTTCGCTCCAAAATGGAGCCCAACGAGCACGTCTCCGCTTTCGACAACCCTCTGACTCACATTCTTCCTCAGAGGGAGTTTTCAATCCACAAAAGCTGAATATTGAGCACAGCGCTATTGGCTTAGAAACTAGGCTCAAAGACCAAGCAAAGAGTCCTGACAAAGAAATCTACCTCTCCCTCCGAAGTGACCTTTTGTTTGAACACAACACAGATCTGCTGAATGAAGAAATACCTCTCTCTCTTGAACCGATCGTTTCTTACCTTGCGACACATCCCGAACAGCACATTCGCATTGAAGGCCATACTGATAGCACGGATGATATGGTATTCAACAAGGAGTTCAGTGAGGCAAGAGCACGGCGCATCGTGAACTTTCTAACCGAGCGAGGGATTGCAAGGACGAGAATACAGTTTCAGGGGCTCGGAGAGGAATACCCAGTTGCATCAAATAGCACCTCATCAGGAAGATTACGAAATCGCAGGATCGACCTCTTCATTTTTACTCCCAAAAATTAG
- a CDS encoding metal-dependent hydrolase, translated as MGIREVKYLGHSAVLINYNESVIAIDPWLVNNPACPDALKTPEQVDLIILTHGHSDHASEAPELAKRTGAEIVATYELCNIMISEGVDGSKVHYMNKGGTIGWNGLQITLTDAKHSSSYDLPSGPVYAGEACGIIVNDGTTTLYHAGDTLLFRDMESIRELYHPEIALLPIGDRFTMGPHEAAKAATLLGVKHAIPIHYGTFDLLTGTAEEFVTACSKYEVEPRILAPGETFSIS; from the coding sequence ATGGGAATACGCGAGGTGAAATATTTAGGGCATTCAGCTGTACTCATCAATTACAACGAGAGCGTCATTGCGATAGACCCTTGGCTCGTCAATAATCCTGCATGCCCAGATGCATTGAAAACTCCCGAGCAGGTTGATCTTATTATTTTGACCCACGGACATAGTGATCATGCAAGTGAAGCCCCTGAACTGGCCAAGAGAACGGGGGCCGAAATAGTCGCAACGTACGAACTCTGTAACATCATGATCAGCGAAGGAGTTGATGGCTCTAAAGTTCACTACATGAATAAGGGTGGGACTATTGGGTGGAATGGACTCCAGATCACTCTTACTGATGCGAAGCACTCGAGTTCGTATGACCTTCCATCAGGCCCAGTGTACGCAGGAGAAGCATGTGGAATCATCGTGAACGATGGAACCACAACTCTTTACCATGCAGGAGATACTCTCCTCTTTAGGGATATGGAAAGTATCCGAGAACTCTACCATCCAGAGATCGCACTGCTTCCTATCGGCGATCGCTTCACTATGGGTCCGCATGAGGCTGCAAAAGCAGCGACCTTACTCGGCGTAAAGCACGCGATTCCAATTCATTACGGCACATTCGACCTCTTAACTGGAACTGCCGAGGAGTTCGTAACAGCGTGTAGCAAGTACGAAGTGGAGCCGCGGATCTTGGCTCCAGGAGAGACCTTCTCCATCTCATAG
- a CDS encoding paraslipin: protein MGATFSVVLVFVVLAIFIIFKIALVVPQQSAYVVERLGKFHSTLGAGFHILIPFIDVVRYRHSLKEVAADIPEQICITRDNVQVGIDGVIYFKVLNAERASYGIDNFVFAISQLCQTTLRSEIGRIDLDKTFEERAQINTQVVSELDKATEPWGIKVLRYEISNITPPQDVINAMEKQMRAEREKRAVILTSEGERDAAINNAEGEKQKVIKASEAAKQQQINEAEGEAAAILSVAEATAEGLKQVAAAVHVPGGFEAVQLRVAENYLLQFGKLAKANNTMLLPSNVSDIAGMVATAMSVIQHQPETKKDDFLSS, encoded by the coding sequence ATGGGAGCAACATTTAGCGTAGTGCTCGTCTTTGTCGTATTGGCAATTTTTATTATTTTCAAGATAGCACTGGTTGTTCCTCAGCAGAGCGCATACGTTGTTGAGCGTCTGGGGAAGTTCCATTCAACACTGGGAGCTGGGTTTCATATCCTCATTCCCTTCATTGACGTTGTTCGATACCGACACTCTCTTAAGGAAGTTGCTGCAGATATTCCAGAACAGATCTGTATCACGCGAGATAATGTTCAGGTCGGCATAGATGGCGTAATTTATTTCAAAGTGCTCAATGCGGAGCGAGCTTCATACGGCATTGATAATTTTGTTTTTGCCATATCTCAGCTATGCCAGACGACACTTCGTAGTGAAATTGGACGAATCGATCTCGATAAAACGTTTGAGGAGCGCGCTCAGATAAATACTCAAGTGGTAAGTGAACTTGATAAAGCAACGGAGCCGTGGGGTATTAAGGTGCTTCGGTATGAGATTAGCAACATTACGCCACCTCAAGATGTTATCAATGCAATGGAAAAGCAGATGCGTGCGGAGCGTGAGAAGCGAGCGGTGATTCTCACCTCTGAGGGGGAGAGGGATGCTGCCATCAACAATGCTGAAGGTGAAAAGCAGAAAGTGATTAAAGCCTCAGAAGCAGCGAAGCAACAACAAATTAATGAAGCGGAGGGGGAGGCAGCTGCAATACTATCTGTCGCAGAAGCGACTGCCGAGGGATTAAAGCAAGTTGCAGCAGCAGTTCATGTTCCCGGTGGATTTGAAGCCGTTCAGCTGAGAGTGGCAGAAAACTATCTGTTGCAATTTGGTAAGCTTGCAAAGGCGAATAATACGATGCTGCTTCCAAGTAATGTCTCTGATATAGCTGGCATGGTCGCTACGGCTATGTCAGTAATACAACACCAGCCAGAGACAAAGAAAGATGATTTTCTTTCATCATAA